The Mesorhizobium sp. M1D.F.Ca.ET.043.01.1.1 genome contains a region encoding:
- the pseH gene encoding UDP-4-amino-4,6-dideoxy-N-acetyl-beta-L-altrosamine N-acetyltransferase, with the protein MSDPIVRAMMADDLPMVLAWRNHWDVRRFMFTQHEIGLEEHRNWFSRSTNEATRRLLIVVDREAPIGFVQFDNVADAGASNWGFYADPNAARGTGKMLGFAALKYAFGELNLHKVCGQAVDFNTASIALHERLGFVREGVLREQQRIQGAYRSLVCFGLLRSDWNQSMKPVGEPS; encoded by the coding sequence ATGTCTGACCCGATCGTTCGGGCGATGATGGCTGACGATCTGCCAATGGTGCTCGCATGGCGAAATCATTGGGACGTGCGTCGTTTCATGTTTACCCAGCACGAGATTGGCCTGGAGGAGCACCGGAATTGGTTTTCCCGGTCGACCAATGAGGCTACACGCCGGTTGCTCATAGTCGTGGATAGAGAAGCACCTATCGGCTTCGTCCAATTCGACAATGTCGCTGACGCCGGGGCGTCGAACTGGGGATTTTATGCTGACCCGAACGCAGCGAGAGGAACCGGGAAAATGCTCGGTTTCGCGGCGTTGAAATATGCCTTTGGCGAATTGAATCTGCATAAGGTTTGCGGCCAGGCAGTGGATTTCAACACGGCCTCTATCGCGCTGCACGAACGCTTAGGTTTTGTTCGGGAAGGCGTATTGCGGGAGCAACAACGGATCCAGGGGGCCTATCGCTCCCTCGTCTGCTTCGGGTTGCTCAGAAGCGACTGGAATCAATCGATGAAACCTGTTGGAGAACCCAGTTGA
- the pseG gene encoding UDP-2,4-diacetamido-2,4,6-trideoxy-beta-L-altropyranose hydrolase, whose translation MQIAFRTDASIEIGTGHVMRCLTLADALRERGAECLFICRLHIGHLMDLIAERGHRTVALPRPPADATLTHGAPPHAYWLGTDWATDAQETHRAIGAVDCLVVDHYGLDRRWEEALRSACQYLMVIDDLADRPHDCDLLLDQSLGRTKEDYDGLLGADAVTLLGPKYALLRPEFAELRAASLARRVQPKLEHLLLTMGGVDKQNVTGLVLDALDEGTLPSTLRITVVMGPQAPWKDAVRIRAESMRHSTQVLVGVSDMARLMAESDLAVGAAGSTSWERCCVGLPSFVFALADNQHSVASALQVSGAAVAVGSPSQLVSVLDERFVSGTIGEFLFGLSKAAAAITDGEGVSRVADRMVEEYV comes from the coding sequence GTGCAGATCGCCTTTCGAACTGATGCCTCGATCGAGATTGGCACCGGCCATGTCATGCGTTGTCTCACGCTGGCTGACGCGCTGCGGGAGCGCGGGGCAGAATGCCTATTCATCTGCCGCCTACACATTGGCCATCTTATGGATTTGATAGCAGAGCGTGGCCACAGGACCGTTGCGCTGCCGAGGCCTCCTGCGGACGCCACGCTGACGCACGGGGCGCCACCCCATGCGTACTGGCTGGGTACGGACTGGGCAACAGATGCCCAAGAGACGCACCGAGCCATTGGGGCTGTGGACTGTCTGGTCGTGGATCATTACGGGCTGGACCGCCGCTGGGAGGAAGCGCTGCGTTCTGCCTGTCAATATCTGATGGTGATCGATGACTTGGCTGACCGCCCCCACGATTGCGATCTGTTGCTCGACCAGAGCCTTGGCCGCACGAAAGAGGACTACGACGGCCTCCTGGGCGCCGATGCCGTCACATTGCTCGGGCCCAAATATGCGCTACTGCGGCCTGAGTTTGCCGAGCTGCGCGCAGCGAGTCTGGCTCGTCGGGTTCAACCTAAACTCGAACACCTGCTCCTAACTATGGGTGGCGTGGACAAGCAAAATGTCACTGGCCTTGTGTTGGATGCGCTCGACGAGGGTACCTTACCTTCGACTTTGCGGATCACAGTTGTCATGGGGCCGCAAGCGCCGTGGAAGGACGCGGTGCGGATCCGTGCGGAATCAATGCGGCACTCGACTCAGGTTCTGGTTGGCGTGAGCGACATGGCGCGGTTGATGGCCGAAAGTGACCTTGCTGTCGGCGCGGCGGGAAGCACTTCCTGGGAACGCTGCTGCGTGGGCTTGCCCAGCTTCGTTTTTGCGCTCGCGGACAACCAACATTCCGTGGCCTCGGCCCTGCAGGTCTCGGGCGCCGCCGTCGCTGTCGGGAGTCCCTCGCAACTCGTTTCGGTACTGGATGAGCGCTTCGTGTCAGGGACGATCGGTGAGTTTCTCTTCGGCCTAAGCAAAGCAGCCGCTGCGATTACAGACGGAGAGGGCGTTAGCCGGGTCGCCGACCGGATGGTGGAAGAATATGTCTGA
- the pseF gene encoding pseudaminic acid cytidylyltransferase, with translation MRLAVIPARGGSKRIPRKNIRTFGGLPIIAWSIRAAIQSGCFDRIIVSTDDAEIAEVAKEYGAEAPFLRPGDLSDDHTGTVPVVAHAIRWFAMEGAAAKEVCCLYATAPFVRASDLRQGLDMLRSTEADFAFSVTSYAFPIQRALRITGGQRVAMFQPEHLGTRSQDLEGAWHDAGQFYWGRSEAWLKNKPVFGQGSVPVLLPRHRVQDIDTPEDWERAECMFRILSPEPGPE, from the coding sequence GTGAGGCTCGCTGTAATCCCGGCGCGAGGGGGATCGAAACGCATCCCGCGCAAGAATATCCGCACCTTTGGTGGGCTGCCGATAATCGCATGGTCGATCCGCGCGGCCATACAAAGCGGCTGTTTCGACCGTATCATCGTCAGCACGGACGATGCTGAGATCGCCGAAGTGGCAAAAGAATACGGCGCCGAAGCGCCTTTCCTGCGCCCGGGCGACCTTTCTGACGACCACACAGGAACCGTTCCCGTCGTGGCGCATGCCATCCGATGGTTCGCAATGGAGGGGGCTGCTGCCAAAGAGGTCTGTTGCCTCTACGCCACCGCGCCATTTGTACGGGCGAGCGATCTGCGACAAGGTTTGGACATGCTTCGGTCGACGGAAGCCGACTTCGCCTTCTCGGTGACGAGTTACGCCTTTCCGATCCAAAGGGCGTTGCGCATCACCGGCGGCCAACGCGTGGCGATGTTCCAACCGGAGCATCTTGGGACCCGCTCGCAAGACCTCGAGGGGGCCTGGCACGATGCGGGTCAATTCTACTGGGGCCGCTCCGAGGCTTGGCTCAAAAACAAGCCCGTGTTCGGGCAAGGTAGCGTCCCAGTGTTGTTGCCACGTCATCGTGTGCAAGACATCGACACACCCGAGGACTGGGAGCGGGCGGAATGCATGTTTCGGATCCTGAGCCCGGAACCAGGACCGGAATGA
- the pseC gene encoding UDP-4-amino-4,6-dideoxy-N-acetyl-beta-L-altrosamine transaminase, giving the protein MIRYGQQDITQADIDAVVDVLKSVNLTQGPNIPKFEQSVLAHTGARHAVAVNSATSALHIACLALGLGPGDLLWTTPNTFVASANCALYCGAQVSFVDVDPRTYNLCPRALEEKLIEAERVGRLPKIVVPVHHTGQPCDLEAIHDLGKKYGFKIIEDASHAIGAHYKGEPVGNGRYSDIAVFSFHPVKIVTTAEGGMALTNDDELATRLGLLRSHGITREASLMTQPMDGPWYYQQVALGYNYRMTDMQAALGVSQVARLTQYVKRRHAIADRYSTLLANLPLTLPWQHPDSYSAYHLYVIRLQLEKIGASHLEVFEALRAKDIMVNLHYIPVHTQPYYQMMGFRNGDYPEAERYYREAISIPMHPALTDADQDFVVKVLREAMGL; this is encoded by the coding sequence ATGATCCGCTATGGCCAACAAGATATCACGCAGGCTGACATCGATGCCGTTGTGGATGTTCTTAAATCAGTCAATCTAACCCAAGGTCCCAATATTCCGAAATTTGAGCAAAGTGTGCTTGCGCACACGGGAGCCCGTCATGCGGTGGCCGTCAACAGCGCCACCTCAGCACTTCACATCGCTTGTCTGGCGCTGGGGCTCGGGCCGGGTGACCTTCTCTGGACAACGCCGAACACCTTCGTGGCCTCGGCGAATTGCGCGCTTTATTGCGGGGCTCAAGTGAGCTTCGTGGACGTCGACCCGCGCACTTATAACCTCTGCCCCAGGGCTCTGGAGGAAAAGCTTATTGAAGCCGAAAGGGTTGGCCGTCTGCCCAAGATTGTGGTGCCGGTACATCACACAGGCCAGCCATGCGACCTGGAAGCCATTCACGACCTAGGTAAAAAATACGGCTTCAAGATCATCGAAGATGCCTCGCACGCTATCGGCGCTCACTACAAGGGGGAGCCGGTTGGAAACGGGCGATACAGCGACATCGCGGTGTTCAGTTTTCATCCGGTCAAAATCGTCACAACCGCTGAAGGCGGGATGGCGTTAACCAACGACGATGAACTCGCAACACGTTTGGGCCTGTTGCGAAGCCACGGCATCACGCGAGAGGCTTCGCTCATGACGCAGCCAATGGACGGCCCCTGGTATTATCAACAGGTGGCTCTTGGCTACAACTACCGCATGACGGACATGCAAGCTGCGTTAGGCGTGAGTCAAGTTGCCCGCCTGACCCAGTACGTGAAGAGGCGCCATGCGATCGCCGACCGCTATAGCACGCTCCTGGCCAATCTGCCGCTGACGCTGCCATGGCAACACCCAGACAGCTATTCCGCATATCATTTGTATGTGATCCGGCTGCAGCTGGAGAAGATAGGCGCGTCGCATCTGGAGGTTTTCGAGGCACTGCGCGCCAAGGACATCATGGTCAATCTGCATTACATCCCGGTGCACACCCAACCCTATTACCAGATGATGGGCTTCCGAAACGGCGACTACCCAGAGGCTGAGCGCTACTACCGAGAGGCCATCAGTATCCCCATGCACCCTGCGTTGACCGACGCGGACCAGGACTTCGTGGTTAAGGTGCTACGCGAGGCCATGGGGCTGTGA
- a CDS encoding sugar transferase: MNMNVRVINLPNQRHLLLQMRFQLAGGLAFAVLIPALIRSSVDPGVIYSSNMQITIVAVVIAHLTGYLLYRRIGTFPGVAAAGYILPTFALAYGLVFLTIFFLRIDYSRFQVAASFVQSTFWYFALSVATRRLDPYQLAVIPGGNVDRLENIPGVSWHWIRSSNEIVEHASGVVADLRADLSNEWERYIADRALSGTPVYHTKQISESLTGRVEIEHLSENTLGSINPNQAYLKVKQAIDWIAALAILILLSPALLLVAALIRLDSPGPALFRQQRMGYRGKVYQVYKFRTMRTSSHVADEKEQAITKTGDARITGLGRFLRKSRVDELPQLVNILRGEMSWIGPRPEALVLSRWYEAELPFYRYRHIVRPGITGWAQVNQGHVAAVGEVLEKLHYDFYYIKNFSPWLDLLIVFRTVRTVLTGFGAR; the protein is encoded by the coding sequence ATGAACATGAATGTTCGCGTCATCAACTTGCCAAATCAAAGGCACCTTCTTTTGCAAATGCGTTTCCAGCTTGCAGGGGGTCTGGCATTTGCAGTTCTGATTCCGGCCCTTATCCGTAGCTCTGTTGATCCTGGGGTGATTTACTCGTCCAACATGCAGATCACGATTGTTGCGGTGGTCATCGCACACCTAACGGGATATTTGCTCTACCGGAGAATTGGGACCTTCCCGGGAGTAGCTGCGGCAGGATACATCTTGCCTACCTTCGCTTTAGCTTACGGCCTCGTGTTCCTGACCATCTTCTTTCTGCGCATCGATTATAGCCGGTTTCAGGTGGCCGCCAGCTTTGTGCAGTCGACGTTTTGGTACTTTGCCTTAAGCGTTGCGACCCGACGACTGGATCCCTACCAGTTGGCTGTCATCCCTGGCGGCAATGTCGATCGCCTCGAAAACATACCGGGCGTGAGTTGGCACTGGATTCGTTCGTCTAACGAAATCGTAGAACATGCGAGTGGTGTGGTCGCGGACCTTCGGGCCGATCTTTCAAACGAATGGGAACGATATATAGCCGATCGTGCGCTTTCTGGTACGCCGGTCTATCATACAAAACAGATCAGCGAGTCCCTCACAGGCCGCGTCGAGATCGAGCACCTTTCCGAGAACACCCTCGGCTCCATCAATCCCAATCAAGCCTATTTGAAAGTCAAGCAAGCGATCGATTGGATTGCGGCGCTGGCAATATTGATTCTCCTTTCGCCAGCGCTCCTCTTGGTCGCCGCCCTAATTCGATTGGACTCACCAGGCCCTGCGCTGTTTAGGCAGCAACGGATGGGTTATCGAGGAAAGGTGTATCAGGTCTACAAATTTAGAACGATGAGAACAAGTTCTCACGTTGCTGACGAAAAGGAACAGGCAATTACAAAAACCGGTGACGCGCGCATCACAGGATTGGGTAGGTTTTTGAGGAAATCGAGGGTCGACGAACTGCCTCAGTTGGTCAATATCCTGCGCGGAGAAATGAGCTGGATAGGACCTCGACCCGAGGCCCTCGTTCTCTCCCGCTGGTACGAAGCCGAATTGCCGTTCTATCGGTATCGGCACATTGTACGGCCTGGCATCACCGGGTGGGCGCAGGTTAACCAAGGGCATGTTGCGGCAGTTGGGGAGGTATTAGAGAAACTTCACTACGATTTTTACTATATCAAGAACTTTTCGCCGTGGTTGGACCTGCTAATTGTGTTCCGTACAGTGAGAACTGTGCTCACTGGCTTTGGCGCTCGTTAA
- a CDS encoding transcription termination/antitermination NusG family protein, translated as MQDFVAAPVGVRWYAAGVFAGRENIAEQHLQRQGFTSFVPRAVKTVRHARRTYTRTAAYFPGYMFVALDVTQQRWRAVNATIGVRSLIMRGIDPRQFLPAWSSGSSR; from the coding sequence TTGCAGGACTTCGTCGCCGCGCCCGTTGGTGTGCGTTGGTATGCAGCTGGCGTATTTGCTGGCAGAGAAAATATCGCGGAACAACATCTTCAAAGGCAGGGATTTACGTCGTTCGTGCCGCGCGCGGTAAAAACTGTTCGTCATGCCCGGCGGACTTACACACGCACAGCAGCGTATTTCCCGGGGTATATGTTTGTTGCTTTGGACGTAACACAGCAACGCTGGCGCGCAGTGAACGCAACTATCGGCGTTCGCTCGTTGATCATGCGGGGGATAGACCCTCGCCAGTTCCTTCCGGCTTGGTCGAGCGGTTCATCGCGTTGA